The following nucleotide sequence is from Microbacterium arborescens.
GGTCGGGTGACGGAGCTCCGTCTAGAATCCAGGCATGCGTCTGCTTCGTTCGCCCCTCGCCCGCTCGTTGGTGGGGGCGGCCGGCGCTCTCGTCGTCGTCGTGTCGCTATCGGGGTGCTCGATGTTCGTCCCCGAGCCGGCGCCTCCCGCCACATCGGCTGCTCCCACCCCTCAGTCGACCACGTCGGAGGAGCCCGCGCCCCTCTCGCCCGAGAGCACGGCGAGCGACAACCTCCCGCTCTTCACCGAGGTCATGAATCAGGTGGCGGCCTCGCCCGACAGCGTCGCGGGTCGCGCTTATGTCGACGCGCTCGTGGCGGCGGGCTTCGACAAATCCACGATGCAGGTGACGGCCGACCGGACCTCTGTCGACGACCCGGTCGACAGTCTGCAGTTCTCCGTCCTGTGGGCGGGAGAGTGTCTCGTCGGACAAGTCGGCCCCTCGACCCCCGCGCCCACGGCCATGGTGGTCCCGGAGCTTCCGAGCGGTGGCTGCCTGATCGGGAACACGCGCCCCATCGACTGGTGAACCGCGGGGCCCGCGCGGCGGAACCCGACGGCCCCGCCGACTAGACTCGAGACGTTATGGCCGAATACATCTACTCCATGGTCCGCGCCCGCAAGGCGGTCGGCGAGAAGCTCATCCTCGACGACGTCACGATGGCATTCCTCCCCGGCGCAAAGATCGGTATGGTCGGCCCGAACGGCGCCGGTAAGTCCACGATCCTGAAGATCATGGCGGGTCTCGACCAGCCGTCGAACGGCGAGGCGAAGCTCACGCCCGGCTTCACCGTGGGCATCCTCATGCAGGAGCCCGAGCTCGACGACACGAAGACCGTGCTCGAGAACATCGAGTCGGGCGTCGCCATCAAGGCCAAGCTCGACCGGTTCAATGAGATCTCCGCGCTCATGGCCGACCCCGACGCCGACTTCGACGCGCTGCTCGCCGAGATGGGCACCCTGCAGGAGGAGATCGACGCCGCCGACGGCTGGGACCTCGATTCGCAACTGAACCAGGCAATGGAAGCGCTGCGCACTCCGCCGGCCGACGCATCGGTGGCTCCGCTCTCGGGTGGAGAACGCCGCCGCGTCGCACTCGCGCGACTGCTCCTCCAGAAGCCCGACCTGCTTCTGCTCGACGAGCCGACCAACCACCTCGACGCCGAGAGCGTGCTCTGGCTCGAGCAGCACCTGCAGGCCTACAAGGGCGCCGTCATCGCCATCACGCACGACCGGTACTTCCTCGACAACGTCGCGGAGTGGATCGCCGAGGTCGACCGTGGCCGGCTCCTCAGCTACGAGGGCAATTACTCGACCTACCTCCAGAAGAAGGCCGAGCGCCTCGACGTCCAGGGTAAGAAGGACGCCAAGCTCGCGAAACGTCTGAAGGAAGAGCTCGAGTGGGTCCGCAGCTCGGCGAAGGGCCGTCAGACCAAGTCGAAGGCGCGACTGGCTCGCTACGAGGAGATGGCCGCCGAGGCCGAGCGCACGCGCAAACTCGACTTCGAGGAGATCCAGATCCCCGCCGGCCCGCGCCTGGGCAGCGTCGTGATCGACGCGAAGAAGCTGCACAAGGCGTTCGGTGACCGCGTGCTCATCGACGGACTCAGCTTCAACCTTCCGCCGAACGGGATCGTCGGTGTCATCGGACCCAACGGTGTC
It contains:
- a CDS encoding DUF6993 domain-containing protein — protein: MRLLRSPLARSLVGAAGALVVVVSLSGCSMFVPEPAPPATSAAPTPQSTTSEEPAPLSPESTASDNLPLFTEVMNQVAASPDSVAGRAYVDALVAAGFDKSTMQVTADRTSVDDPVDSLQFSVLWAGECLVGQVGPSTPAPTAMVVPELPSGGCLIGNTRPIDW
- the ettA gene encoding energy-dependent translational throttle protein EttA, which produces MAEYIYSMVRARKAVGEKLILDDVTMAFLPGAKIGMVGPNGAGKSTILKIMAGLDQPSNGEAKLTPGFTVGILMQEPELDDTKTVLENIESGVAIKAKLDRFNEISALMADPDADFDALLAEMGTLQEEIDAADGWDLDSQLNQAMEALRTPPADASVAPLSGGERRRVALARLLLQKPDLLLLDEPTNHLDAESVLWLEQHLQAYKGAVIAITHDRYFLDNVAEWIAEVDRGRLLSYEGNYSTYLQKKAERLDVQGKKDAKLAKRLKEELEWVRSSAKGRQTKSKARLARYEEMAAEAERTRKLDFEEIQIPAGPRLGSVVIDAKKLHKAFGDRVLIDGLSFNLPPNGIVGVIGPNGVGKTTLFKTIVGLEPLDGGELKIGETVKISYVDQSRGNIDPEKTLWEVVSDGLDIITVGKTEIPSRAYVSKFGFKGPDQQKKAGVLSGGERNRLNLALTLKEGGNLLLLDEPTNDLDVETLSSLENALLEFPGCAVVITHDRWFLDRIATHILAYEGTEENPAQWYWFEGNFEAYEANKIERLGADAANPAKSTYRKLTRD